One Channa argus isolate prfri chromosome 15, Channa argus male v1.0, whole genome shotgun sequence DNA segment encodes these proteins:
- the LOC137100601 gene encoding ectonucleotide pyrophosphatase/phosphodiesterase family member 7-like, with protein sequence MLWTASLCLLWASSILCVPVNKQRQRLLLISFDGFRWDYDHDVETPNLDQMAKDGVKALYVTPPYLTVTSPTHFTLLTGRYIENHGVIHNMWFNTTTKEKKPYYQTQFVNEWWDNGTLPIWITAQRQGLKAGSLHFPGTASSYQGEVAMMRDVEPRLYNYKNETAWRENTDKVMGWFRDQDLDFVSLYFGEPDGTGHKYGPDSPQRREMVKQVDRTVGYIRSSAKEHGLAEHLNIIITADHGMSTVYRNGVVEEITLSKIPGFSFKDVSFYLVDYGPSGMLLPKPDKLEKVYNALKGAHPHLHVYKKEEMPDRLHFAKSDRILPIILWADPGYLINGYFPVQFNKGEHGFDNQEMDMKPFFRAVGPAFHKNLEVGPFETVNIYPLMCHILGIQPEVNDGHLNATKHMLVTSDSTKGTDTNILQNVFTGLIAVAGFLVLVFIVMISHKIVKNRKEDKRSDSSKHLPDNNSVKQTSF encoded by the exons ATGCTCTGGACAGCAAGTCTTTGCCTCCTCTGGGCCTCATCTATCCTCTGTGTTCCAGTAAATAAACAGAGACAGAGGTTGCTGCTTATATCCTTTGATGGCTTTCGGTGGGATTATGACCATGATGTGGAAACACCAAACCTTGACCAAATGGCAAAGGATGGAGTCAAAGCTCTGTATGTTACACCTCCTTACCTCACTGTCACCAGTCCTACACACTTCACCCTCTTGACAG GCCGGTACATTGAGAATCATGGGGTAATCCACAACATGTGGTTCAACACAACTACCAAAGAGAAGAAGCCTTACTATCAGACTCAGTTTGTGAATGAGTGGTGGGACAATGGCACTCTGCCTATCTGGatcacagcacagagacag GGCCTAAAAGCTGGTTCTCTTCACTTTCCTGGCACAGCTTCCAGTTACCAGGGAGAGGTTGCTATGATGCGAGATGTAGAACCACGGCTCTACAACTACAAGAATGAGACTGCTTGGcgagaaaacacagacaaagtgaTGGGTTGGTTCAGAGACCAGGATCTGGACTTTGTGTCCCTGTACTTTGGTGAACCAGATGGCACTGGTCACAAATATGGCCCAGACTCCCCACAGCGACGAGAGATGGTCAAACAAGTTGACCGAACTGTGGGGTATATTCGAAGTTCAGCTAAAGAACACGGGCTGGCTGAACACCTGAACATCATCATCACAGCAGACCATGGCATGTCTACCGTGTACCGCAATGGTGTAGTAGAAGAGATAACCCTGTCAAAGATCCCTGGATTCTCATTTAAGGATGTGTCCTTTTACCTGGTGGACTATGGCCCCTCTGGGATGCTGTTGCCAAAACCGGACAAGCTGGAGAAGGTTTATAATGCACTGAAAGGGGCCCATCCACATCTTCATGTGTACAAGAAGGAGGAAATGCCAGACCGCCTCCACTTTGCCAAAAGCGACCGTATCCTGCCCATCATTTTATGGGCCGACCCTGGATATTTGATTAATGGG TATTTCCCGGTTCAGTTCAACAAAGGAGAGCATGGCTTTGACAACCAAGAAATGGATATGAAGCCTTTTTTCAGGGCAGTGGGTCCCGCATTTCACAAGAACCTGGAGGTGGGGCCTTTTGAGACTGTTAACATCTACCCCTTGATGTGTCATATCCTGGGCATCCAGCCGGAGGTCAACGATGGCCACCTTAATGCCACCAAACACATGCTGGTTACTAGCGATTCTACAAAGG gtACAGATACGAATATTCTACAAAATGTCTTTACTGGACTGATTGCAGTGGCTGGAtttcttgttttggtttttatagTGATGATATCCCACAAAATAgtaaagaacagaaaagaggaTAAAAG atcAGACAGTTCGAAACATCTTCCTGATAACAACTCTGTTAAACAAACTTCATTTTGa